From the Selenomonas timonae genome, one window contains:
- a CDS encoding histidinol-phosphatase, with translation MRFDYHMHLEYGSYDEDYAEGFFRAAAERGVYEIGFSEHSHTFPEFEQLYYDDLILDDSFVGSFQRKWLKSNKFKYTLDEYFAFIEKLRRKHKVLAGIEVCNFHDQEAVAKILRAYPFDYVIGSVHFLRGWAYDTGAIKAEWDNHPLEEIYEWYTEEVEKLAASGLYDALGHPFNIRLYRHFPNFDVTPYLERVAAAMKGANMIVDLNTGTYYRYPVEEFSPYPDFMRTAKEYDLPIITTSDAHKPEDCARYNEEAVQYARSFGYAEQIRFTGGRARESVALA, from the coding sequence ATGCGCTTTGACTATCATATGCATCTGGAGTACGGCTCCTATGACGAGGACTATGCGGAGGGCTTCTTCCGCGCGGCGGCGGAGCGCGGCGTCTATGAGATCGGCTTCTCGGAACACTCGCACACATTCCCGGAGTTCGAGCAGCTCTACTACGACGATCTCATCTTGGACGATTCGTTCGTGGGCAGTTTTCAGCGTAAATGGCTGAAGTCGAACAAGTTCAAGTACACGCTCGACGAATATTTTGCGTTTATTGAAAAGCTGCGTAGGAAGCACAAGGTGCTCGCAGGCATCGAGGTCTGCAACTTTCATGATCAGGAGGCAGTAGCGAAGATCCTCCGCGCCTATCCGTTTGACTACGTCATCGGCTCTGTGCATTTCCTGCGCGGATGGGCATATGATACGGGGGCAATCAAAGCGGAGTGGGACAATCATCCGCTCGAAGAAATCTACGAATGGTATACGGAGGAAGTGGAAAAACTCGCGGCGTCCGGGCTCTACGATGCGCTCGGGCACCCGTTCAACATCAGGCTCTACCGCCACTTCCCCAATTTCGACGTGACACCGTATCTGGAACGCGTCGCAGCGGCGATGAAGGGTGCCAATATGATTGTCGACCTCAACACGGGGACGTACTACCGCTATCCCGTGGAGGAGTTCTCGCCGTACCCGGACTTTATGCGCACGGCGAAGGAATACGATCTGCCGATCATCACAACCTCGGACGCGCATAAGCCCGAGGACTGTGCGCGCTACAACGAGGAGGCAGTGCAGTACGCACGCTCCTTCGGCTACGCCGAGCAAATACGGTTCACGGGCGGACGCGCGCGGGAGAGCGTCGCGCTCGCATGA
- the metA gene encoding homoserine O-acetyltransferase MetA: protein MPIKIPNNLPATNVLEGENVFVMNAARAYGQDIRPLRILILNLMPIKDVTETQLLRLLGNTPLQVEVDFIYTESYVPSHTSREYLTEFYGTFAEVRHKKYDGFIITGAPIEQLPFERVAYWDEVAEIMQWSRKHAYSTFHICWGAQAGLYYHYNIPKHWTEKKIFGVFEHRLCVQHEPLLRGFDDLFYVPHSRHTETLRADIERVPELTILSEGDAGVYIIANLRRRQFFITGHAEYDPMTLKAEYDRDLAAGIDPDIPCNYYPEDDPNRAPVVRWRSVAHLLFANWLNYYVYQGTPYELDSLDNADDWEYHSGL, encoded by the coding sequence ATGCCGATTAAGATACCAAACAATCTGCCTGCGACGAACGTGCTCGAGGGGGAGAACGTCTTCGTCATGAATGCGGCACGCGCGTATGGTCAGGATATCCGTCCGCTGCGCATCCTCATTCTGAACCTCATGCCGATCAAGGACGTGACTGAGACGCAGCTCCTGCGACTCCTCGGCAATACACCGCTACAGGTGGAGGTGGATTTTATCTACACGGAGTCCTACGTCCCGTCGCATACCTCGCGCGAATATCTCACGGAGTTCTACGGCACCTTTGCAGAGGTGCGGCATAAGAAATACGACGGCTTTATCATCACGGGCGCGCCGATTGAGCAGCTGCCGTTCGAGCGCGTCGCATACTGGGACGAGGTCGCCGAGATCATGCAGTGGAGCCGTAAACACGCCTACTCCACATTCCATATCTGCTGGGGTGCGCAGGCGGGGCTCTACTATCACTACAACATCCCCAAGCACTGGACGGAGAAGAAGATCTTCGGTGTCTTCGAGCATCGTCTCTGCGTGCAGCATGAGCCGCTCCTGCGCGGCTTTGACGATCTGTTCTATGTGCCGCATTCGCGCCATACGGAGACCCTGCGTGCGGACATTGAGCGCGTGCCCGAGCTTACGATCCTCTCCGAGGGCGATGCGGGTGTCTACATCATTGCGAATCTGCGCCGCCGTCAGTTCTTCATCACGGGACACGCCGAGTACGATCCTATGACGCTCAAGGCGGAGTACGACCGCGATCTCGCGGCGGGAATCGATCCCGACATCCCGTGCAACTACTACCCAGAGGATGACCCCAACCGCGCGCCCGTCGTGCGTTGGCGCAGCGTCGCGCACCTCCTCTTTGCAAACTGGCTGAACTACTACGTCTATCAGGGCACGCCATATGAGCTCGACAGCCTCGACAACGCGGATGACTGGGAGTACCACTCGGGGCTTTAA
- a CDS encoding tetratricopeptide repeat protein yields the protein MTDKEWMQLELNRMVKAEGGKVSVERMTEIVSELSQRLRENPNLPREVKTLTADELIARARKKTGEERYRIIKRALREEPDNITAACMEIEYLAKNADDRVHHYEDLTRKATERLKEQGLFAEENIGKFWSMPATKPYMFLRLSYLEALLAARKLRLAAKECEEMLRLSEHDALGRRYQLMFIYAAIEEGDAAIKLYQRYEEGVAMMYLPLAMLFYRLGKMKMARNFLNELVAVNNDTKAFFERGARGDLPTRAPGRYAGSFAIGTMEEFGEAVTDNKFAFLGMEAFFAWGLSELSGEQGA from the coding sequence ATGACAGATAAGGAATGGATGCAGCTTGAACTGAACCGCATGGTAAAGGCTGAAGGTGGCAAGGTCAGTGTCGAACGCATGACTGAGATCGTATCGGAACTCAGCCAGCGACTGCGTGAGAATCCGAATCTGCCGCGTGAGGTGAAGACGCTCACCGCGGACGAGCTGATTGCACGCGCGCGCAAGAAGACGGGGGAGGAACGCTACCGCATCATCAAGCGCGCCCTGCGGGAGGAACCGGACAACATCACCGCTGCCTGCATGGAGATCGAGTACCTCGCCAAGAACGCCGACGACCGGGTTCACCACTACGAGGATCTGACGCGCAAGGCGACTGAGCGCCTAAAGGAGCAGGGGCTTTTCGCCGAGGAGAACATCGGAAAATTCTGGTCGATGCCAGCGACAAAGCCCTATATGTTCCTGCGGCTCTCCTATCTCGAGGCGCTCCTCGCGGCGCGCAAGCTCCGTCTTGCAGCGAAGGAGTGCGAGGAGATGCTCCGCCTCTCGGAGCACGATGCGCTCGGACGCCGTTACCAGCTCATGTTCATCTATGCGGCGATCGAGGAGGGCGATGCCGCGATCAAGCTGTATCAGCGCTACGAAGAGGGCGTGGCGATGATGTATCTGCCGCTTGCGATGCTCTTCTACCGCCTCGGTAAAATGAAGATGGCGCGCAACTTCTTGAACGAACTTGTCGCTGTCAACAACGACACAAAGGCGTTCTTCGAGCGTGGGGCGCGGGGGGATCTCCCCACACGCGCACCGGGGAGATATGCCGGCTCCTTTGCCATCGGTACGATGGAGGAGTTCGGCGAGGCGGTGACAGACAACAAATTCGCCTTCCTCGGCATGGAGGCGTTCTTCGCTTGGGGACTCAGCGAGCTCAGCGGGGAGCAGGGTGCCTGA
- a CDS encoding SH3 domain-containing protein, whose product MPEYALRGRLWAGVLGAVLILLLMVVPAHAALPVQGAAATADYWLRADGDAPLLRGEEREAYARRLAAKDLVHDLINTSETRAGETVRAQIHEAAQGTDRALSDLYAEGQLLCTEQWQAVCDNRAIEGIGATVTARPAVAVRRADVRLLPTEDGWFESPDDLRYDELQGTVLDPGEAVLVLHRSQDTRFAFVETRDYRGWVDVHALAATDWKTWRDFATPEEFFTVTAAQLSIDGRLYQLGAKIPRRRAVDGTDRLLLPVRDAGGQLALREVRVPEDGRLVVGRLPLTRNNLMRLAFAPLYTEYGWGGANGGMDCSSYVQNIYRAMGLDLPRDADMQERACSLLPLAGLSAAERYALLADVPPGALLFCPGHVMLYLGRDAGGRPLVIHDISSYYEDGEKKYIRQVVVSTLDFQNARGTAAIDTLDAVGFIAPAP is encoded by the coding sequence GTGCCTGAATACGCTCTGCGGGGACGCCTGTGGGCAGGCGTTCTCGGTGCAGTTCTGATCCTCCTCTTGATGGTGGTTCCGGCACATGCGGCGCTGCCCGTTCAGGGAGCGGCAGCAACTGCTGACTACTGGCTGCGTGCGGATGGCGATGCACCGCTTCTCCGTGGGGAGGAGAGAGAGGCGTATGCGCGTCGTCTTGCGGCGAAGGATTTGGTGCATGACCTCATCAACACGTCGGAGACGCGCGCGGGAGAAACGGTACGTGCACAGATTCATGAGGCTGCACAGGGAACAGATCGTGCTCTGTCGGATCTCTACGCAGAGGGGCAACTCCTCTGCACAGAACAGTGGCAGGCAGTATGCGACAATCGTGCTATTGAGGGCATTGGCGCGACTGTGACTGCACGTCCTGCCGTCGCTGTACGTCGTGCCGATGTGCGCCTCCTGCCGACGGAGGATGGATGGTTTGAGTCCCCCGATGATCTGCGTTATGACGAGCTACAGGGGACGGTGCTCGATCCCGGGGAGGCAGTCCTCGTGCTCCACCGCTCGCAGGATACGCGCTTTGCCTTTGTCGAGACGCGCGATTATCGCGGCTGGGTTGATGTGCACGCGCTTGCTGCGACAGATTGGAAGACATGGCGCGACTTTGCTACACCGGAGGAGTTCTTCACCGTGACGGCAGCGCAGCTCTCGATTGATGGGCGGCTCTATCAGCTCGGGGCAAAGATCCCAAGGCGACGGGCGGTGGATGGGACAGATCGTCTCCTCCTGCCCGTGCGGGATGCTGGGGGGCAGCTCGCCCTGCGGGAGGTACGCGTACCCGAGGACGGACGCCTCGTTGTAGGGCGTCTGCCGCTCACCCGCAACAATCTCATGCGCCTCGCATTTGCACCCCTCTATACAGAGTATGGCTGGGGCGGGGCAAACGGGGGGATGGACTGCTCATCCTACGTACAGAACATCTATCGCGCGATGGGACTGGATCTCCCGCGCGATGCGGATATGCAGGAGCGTGCCTGTTCGCTTCTGCCTCTTGCCGGATTATCTGCGGCAGAGCGCTATGCACTGCTTGCAGATGTGCCGCCGGGCGCACTCCTCTTTTGTCCCGGCCACGTCATGCTCTATCTCGGACGGGATGCGGGGGGCAGACCGCTCGTGATTCATGACATCAGCAGCTACTACGAAGACGGCGAAAAGAAATATATCAGACAGGTCGTCGTCTCAACGCTTGATTTTCAAAATGCACGCGGCACTGCTGCAATCGATACGCTTGACGCGGTCGGTTTCATTGCTCCGGCGCCATAA
- a CDS encoding YbjN domain-containing protein: protein MGLFDGFKGGEKTAVMGIKDAIKEELDRNDWNYEISDESEEDRQETYFYMRNELENDEAITAVIVVRELYDQVDDADGFIKIKLYDIAYLEKSDLRAELLAKINAWNGEFRYVKLCLDRDQDVVVDIDLPLDLHKGKFQPDSVMAMMGVGMRIVEKVYDDLMELCTRGHKPRPQE, encoded by the coding sequence ATGGGACTTTTTGATGGATTCAAAGGCGGTGAAAAGACCGCCGTAATGGGAATCAAGGATGCGATTAAGGAAGAACTGGATCGCAACGACTGGAACTACGAGATCAGTGATGAGAGTGAGGAAGATCGCCAGGAAACATATTTCTACATGAGGAATGAACTCGAGAACGACGAGGCCATCACGGCAGTCATCGTCGTGCGCGAGTTGTACGATCAGGTGGATGATGCGGACGGCTTCATCAAGATCAAACTCTATGACATCGCCTATCTGGAGAAGTCTGACCTGCGCGCTGAGCTCCTTGCAAAGATCAACGCGTGGAATGGTGAGTTCCGCTATGTGAAGCTCTGCCTTGACCGCGATCAGGATGTCGTCGTGGATATCGACCTGCCGCTCGACCTTCACAAGGGGAAGTTCCAGCCGGATAGCGTCATGGCGATGATGGGCGTCGGCATGCGTATCGTGGAGAAGGTCTATGATGATTTGATGGAGCTCTGCACGCGCGGACACAAGCCGCGTCCGCAGGAATAA
- a CDS encoding YbjN domain-containing protein — translation MGLFDGFSGSEEGLKNSAFEAIKAELDKQDMKYGEDVTEDGEDHIIRMRQQLDNGSVVSIAIVVTENGDTNDFIKIKYFGLVRLEEGADPKAFHEKLNDWNSQYRYVKFVVDDERDVVVDIDLPLDLHVGVFQADSFMAMVGVGLQVLEEVYPEMMKLRWA, via the coding sequence ATGGGACTTTTTGACGGCTTCAGCGGAAGCGAAGAAGGGCTCAAGAACAGCGCATTTGAAGCGATCAAGGCGGAACTTGACAAGCAGGATATGAAATATGGCGAGGATGTGACCGAGGACGGCGAGGATCACATCATCCGCATGCGTCAGCAGCTCGACAACGGCAGTGTTGTGAGCATCGCGATCGTCGTCACGGAGAACGGCGACACGAACGATTTTATCAAGATCAAGTACTTCGGGCTCGTGCGCTTGGAGGAGGGAGCCGATCCAAAGGCATTCCATGAGAAGCTCAACGATTGGAACAGTCAGTATCGCTACGTAAAATTTGTGGTCGATGATGAGCGGGATGTCGTCGTGGACATCGATCTGCCGCTCGATCTGCACGTCGGCGTATTTCAGGCGGACAGCTTCATGGCGATGGTCGGTGTCGGCCTGCAGGTGCTCGAGGAGGTCTATCCGGAGATGATGAAGCTGCGCTGGGCATAA
- a CDS encoding flagellar brake protein, with translation MIEGEKLAALLKHGAAIHIIEPDTEIDYYGALELSDEEQAAGRPAGALAVRLDVPVGKFVNTPEPGRVFQCHLTGSGCVYHFDVPYRSASPLPDTIWYMALPESAERIQLRDFVRVPIPMSIEAKLPGNHGSLKDYREVALIDISGGGLCFVHDEPLIMDAPISVRVPELPRIGTLETEGTIRRATPIETNLGMTYHIGVMFGDTLGTRERERLVQSIYQLQQSYLRKGLKIPQIDHTKRS, from the coding sequence ATGATTGAGGGCGAAAAACTCGCTGCACTGCTGAAGCACGGGGCTGCGATTCACATCATCGAACCAGATACCGAGATTGACTACTACGGTGCCCTCGAGCTCAGCGATGAGGAGCAGGCAGCGGGAAGGCCTGCAGGAGCACTCGCCGTGCGCTTGGATGTCCCCGTGGGAAAATTTGTCAACACACCCGAGCCCGGCCGTGTTTTTCAATGCCATCTCACAGGCTCCGGCTGCGTCTATCACTTCGACGTTCCCTATCGCTCTGCCTCGCCGCTGCCCGATACGATCTGGTACATGGCACTGCCGGAGAGCGCCGAGCGCATTCAGCTGCGCGATTTCGTCCGCGTACCGATTCCAATGTCCATCGAGGCGAAGCTGCCCGGCAATCACGGCAGCCTCAAGGACTACCGCGAGGTCGCCCTGATCGACATCAGCGGCGGGGGGCTTTGTTTCGTGCACGACGAGCCGCTGATTATGGACGCACCGATCTCCGTACGCGTACCCGAGCTGCCACGCATCGGCACGCTCGAAACGGAGGGCACGATCCGCCGGGCAACTCCCATTGAGACGAATCTCGGCATGACGTATCACATCGGCGTCATGTTCGGCGACACGCTCGGGACGCGCGAGCGCGAGCGCCTTGTCCAGAGTATCTATCAGCTCCAGCAGAGTTACCTGCGCAAGGGACTGAAGATCCCGCAAATCGACCATACAAAGAGAAGCTGA
- a CDS encoding YaaR family protein, with protein sequence MAMKIDSSIARSTSLTMPRAETDVGVRGAATDFSTELADQESAMSREAMDRLLEQIDEQGARLSKSPTFDELRSYRSLIQNFIGEAVGSMYELHTQAGWDRLGRQKVYTSVRKIDKKLEEMAEKIRLGQADQLDIIASHDAIRGLLVDLYM encoded by the coding sequence ATGGCGATGAAGATAGACAGCAGCATTGCGCGGAGTACATCGCTCACAATGCCGCGTGCAGAGACGGATGTGGGCGTGCGCGGCGCAGCGACGGACTTTAGTACGGAACTGGCGGATCAGGAGTCCGCCATGTCGCGCGAGGCGATGGATCGCCTTCTTGAGCAGATCGATGAGCAGGGCGCACGCCTCTCAAAGTCGCCGACGTTTGACGAGCTGCGCTCCTATCGCTCTCTCATCCAGAATTTCATCGGTGAGGCAGTTGGCAGTATGTATGAACTGCATACGCAGGCAGGCTGGGATCGCCTTGGGCGGCAGAAGGTATACACCTCCGTGCGCAAGATCGATAAGAAGCTGGAGGAGATGGCAGAGAAAATCCGCCTCGGACAGGCAGATCAGCTCGATATCATCGCGAGTCATGATGCCATCAGAGGCCTCCTCGTCGATCTCTATATGTGA
- the holB gene encoding DNA polymerase III subunit delta': MARTKTTASAAPASEEVHEAFPADWTDIRGHAEIISRLRALAAAKRLPHALLFCGIEGVGKRRTAHVLVRTLLCETAGDAPCGHCEACRTMAAGVHPDYFEVAPEARGKSAAMIRTDAVRDILIAASGAPVSADRRIILIDGADRMNEAAANRLLKTLEEPAGAVLFILITNAYDAILPTIRSRAVRIAFGALPRGEIEAELRARGTEHAAAIAALADGSLGRAYALAEEGLSLRDDAIDLLTHLPDLGVEDIWARAEALGARSHVERTSWLSYMQMALRDLLILHEDGGSDALCHVDRREELAALLTHMTNADIFALIDGTRQLSRRFAANVNPALQAEAFLLRARKQFT, encoded by the coding sequence ATGGCGCGGACGAAGACGACTGCGTCTGCGGCGCCCGCAAGTGAAGAGGTACACGAGGCGTTCCCTGCGGACTGGACAGACATCCGCGGTCATGCGGAGATCATCTCCCGTCTGCGCGCGCTTGCGGCTGCAAAGCGCCTGCCCCATGCACTTCTTTTTTGCGGCATCGAGGGAGTTGGCAAGCGACGCACGGCGCACGTGCTTGTGCGAACGCTGCTCTGTGAGACTGCGGGTGATGCGCCATGCGGGCACTGCGAGGCATGCCGTACGATGGCGGCGGGTGTCCATCCCGACTACTTCGAGGTTGCACCCGAAGCGCGCGGCAAGAGTGCAGCGATGATCCGCACGGACGCCGTACGAGACATCCTCATCGCGGCGTCAGGCGCGCCGGTCAGCGCAGATCGGCGGATCATCCTCATTGACGGCGCTGATCGCATGAATGAGGCGGCGGCAAATCGGCTCCTCAAGACACTTGAGGAGCCGGCGGGTGCGGTGCTCTTCATTCTCATAACGAATGCATATGATGCCATCCTGCCGACCATCCGCTCGCGTGCCGTGCGCATTGCGTTCGGCGCATTGCCGCGCGGCGAGATCGAGGCAGAGCTCAGGGCACGCGGGACAGAGCATGCAGCGGCGATTGCCGCCCTCGCAGACGGCAGCCTCGGGCGGGCGTATGCACTCGCCGAGGAGGGGCTCTCCCTGCGGGACGATGCCATCGACCTCCTTACACATCTGCCCGACCTCGGTGTCGAGGACATCTGGGCGCGTGCGGAGGCGCTCGGTGCACGCTCACATGTAGAGCGTACGTCGTGGCTCTCCTATATGCAGATGGCACTGCGCGACCTCCTCATCCTGCATGAGGACGGCGGGAGCGATGCACTCTGTCACGTGGATCGACGGGAGGAGCTCGCTGCACTCCTTACCCACATGACGAATGCCGACATCTTTGCACTGATAGACGGGACGCGGCAGCTATCACGGCGCTTTGCTGCGAACGTGAACCCTGCACTGCAGGCAGAGGCATTTTTATTACGTGCACGAAAACAATTCACATGA
- a CDS encoding PSP1 domain-containing protein, which yields MQTIVGVRFKAAGKIYSFGQGQLTIAEGDHVIVETARGMECGKVVIAPREVPDESVPPNLRIVHRIADASDLARIDENRAREREARTVCEEKIRELGLKMKLVDVELTFDLSKMLFYFTADGRVDFRQLVRELAGVFRTRIELRQIGVRDEAKMMGGMGCCGRPLCCATFLGDFVPVSIRMAKEQNLSLNPTKISGICGRLMCCLKYESDGYGCGGCMRVKKAEYTPAQNDRVIAEDGEGRVVAVSEQRRTATILMDDGKTVIAAWEDIARVEGEDGTPRTHVPREGRQRPPREGRMPREGRERRERPAGAKLRERGERSERREPGERTERSAKNADERRRPQGNRRQPRRAPRAQQGDEIHE from the coding sequence TTGCAAACGATTGTAGGTGTCCGCTTCAAGGCAGCGGGCAAGATATATTCATTCGGGCAGGGACAGCTGACGATTGCCGAGGGCGATCACGTCATCGTTGAGACGGCACGCGGCATGGAGTGTGGCAAGGTCGTCATCGCACCGCGTGAGGTGCCGGACGAATCTGTTCCGCCGAATTTGCGCATAGTGCACCGCATCGCGGATGCCTCGGATCTCGCCCGCATTGATGAGAACCGCGCGCGCGAGCGTGAGGCACGTACGGTCTGCGAGGAGAAGATACGGGAACTCGGCCTCAAGATGAAGCTCGTCGATGTCGAGCTCACCTTTGACCTCTCGAAGATGCTCTTCTACTTTACGGCGGATGGGCGCGTTGACTTCCGCCAGCTCGTACGCGAGCTCGCAGGTGTCTTCCGCACGCGCATTGAGCTGCGCCAGATCGGCGTGCGTGACGAGGCGAAGATGATGGGCGGCATGGGCTGCTGCGGGCGGCCGCTGTGCTGCGCGACCTTCCTCGGTGATTTCGTGCCCGTTTCCATCCGCATGGCAAAGGAGCAGAACCTCTCGCTCAACCCGACGAAGATCTCGGGCATCTGCGGGCGGCTCATGTGCTGTCTGAAATACGAGAGCGACGGCTATGGCTGCGGCGGCTGCATGCGTGTGAAAAAGGCGGAGTATACCCCCGCGCAGAACGATCGCGTTATCGCGGAGGACGGTGAGGGGCGCGTTGTCGCCGTCAGCGAACAGCGGCGTACGGCGACCATCCTCATGGACGACGGGAAAACAGTGATCGCTGCATGGGAGGACATTGCCCGCGTCGAGGGGGAGGACGGGACACCGCGTACTCATGTGCCGCGCGAGGGACGGCAGCGTCCCCCGCGTGAGGGGCGTATGCCGCGCGAAGGCCGCGAACGTCGTGAGCGTCCCGCAGGGGCAAAACTGCGCGAGCGCGGGGAACGCAGCGAGCGGAGAGAGCCAGGAGAGCGCACGGAGCGTTCCGCGAAGAATGCAGACGAGCGCCGCCGTCCGCAGGGCAATCGGCGTCAGCCGCGCCGTGCGCCGCGCGCGCAGCAGGGTGATGAGATCCATGAGTGA
- a CDS encoding tRNA1(Val) (adenine(37)-N6)-methyltransferase codes for MSEMVQLRPNERLDDLCMGGRQIIQRTDEFCFSMDAVLLAHFLHMTGREHVLDLGTGTGVIPLLIADRAREITAVELNPVQAELAARNVRMNNLTDKISVREGDYRDPPALFACGEYDLVFSNPPYRPVTSGALSVGARAAARHEITATLADTVRAAAYALKHGGRLAMVHLPERLGEIVLALHAEGLAVKRLRMVQPRADKAPNLMLIEAVKGTALAGMRHEPALIVRDAKGRYTEEIRSIYGQEM; via the coding sequence ATGAGTGAGATGGTGCAGCTGCGTCCGAACGAGCGGCTTGACGATCTCTGCATGGGCGGACGGCAGATCATCCAGCGCACGGATGAATTCTGTTTCTCCATGGATGCTGTCCTGCTTGCACATTTTCTGCACATGACGGGGCGTGAGCATGTGCTTGACCTCGGCACGGGGACGGGCGTGATCCCTCTGCTCATTGCGGACAGGGCGCGGGAGATCACGGCAGTGGAACTGAATCCCGTGCAGGCGGAACTTGCTGCGCGGAATGTGCGCATGAACAACCTCACAGACAAAATCTCAGTGCGGGAGGGTGACTATCGCGACCCTCCCGCTCTTTTTGCGTGTGGAGAATATGACCTCGTATTCAGTAATCCGCCGTACCGCCCCGTGACAAGCGGAGCCCTCAGCGTGGGCGCACGCGCAGCGGCGCGTCACGAGATCACGGCAACCCTCGCCGATACCGTGCGTGCGGCAGCATATGCGCTGAAGCACGGCGGGCGCCTTGCAATGGTGCATCTGCCCGAACGCCTCGGCGAGATCGTCCTCGCACTTCATGCGGAGGGGCTCGCCGTCAAACGCCTGCGCATGGTACAGCCGCGTGCGGACAAAGCACCGAACCTCATGCTCATCGAGGCGGTAAAGGGCACTGCGCTCGCGGGAATGCGCCATGAACCTGCACTTATCGTGCGCGACGCGAAGGGGCGGTATACCGAGGAGATCCGCAGCATCTACGGGCAGGAGATGTGA